ATAAGAATAATAATTTGTTAAAGTTAGTATTAAAAACATAGTAAAAGTAAATATTCCTAAAAAACGTTTCAAACCATAGAACCCCCTTATCAAATTACAAATGTCGCCATCATGGTAAATGAAGGGTCGCTTTCATGAAAGCGACCCTTCATTTACCATGATTTTATTTTACGTCCCAATTAGAATAACCAACTGACTTTCTAGGTCCAATTTCACTAGACTTGGATGTAGTACGAGCATCTACCCACTTGCTAGTATCGTATTTGCCATCAATTTCACAACTTGAACGATGTACTTTAGTATTATGATCGAGGTTAGACCAAACTTTTTTCTTCAAAGTAATTGTCAGGCGTGTTCCATAATCCCAACTACCGTGACCATCATCAACCAATTTAATAGTATATGGTGTGAT
The sequence above is drawn from the Senegalia massiliensis genome and encodes:
- a CDS encoding lactococcin 972 family bacteriocin, which gives rise to MKKIGKTLLCCVLALTMTVPVFADGNNSEKGGTVVLKGEPSTITPYTIKLVDDGHGSWDYGTRLTITLKKKVWSNLDHNTKVHRSSCEIDGKYDTSKWVDARTTSKSSEIGPRKSVGYSNWDVK